The following proteins are co-located in the Litoribacterium kuwaitense genome:
- the radC gene encoding RadC family protein, with amino-acid sequence MNKPIMIRDVPQNDRPRERLINHGAKHLSNQELLAIILQSGTKDESVMQLSLRLLTAFPSLAQLQEASLAELTSTKGIGQAKATLLLAVMELTCRLANEKGGAPTVIRSPHDASMYVMEEMKHLKQEHFVCLFLNTKNHVTEKKTIFVGSLNASIVHPREVFKEAIRASAASVLCVHNHPSGDPSPSQEDIEVTKRLSECGKVLGVELVDHLIIGNEQFISLREKGYI; translated from the coding sequence ATGAACAAGCCGATCATGATTCGGGATGTGCCGCAAAACGACCGGCCGAGAGAGCGGCTGATCAACCATGGGGCGAAGCATTTGTCGAATCAAGAACTTCTAGCAATTATTTTGCAAAGTGGGACGAAGGATGAATCCGTCATGCAGCTTTCCTTGCGCTTGTTGACCGCATTTCCGTCACTCGCGCAATTGCAGGAGGCATCTTTAGCTGAATTAACGTCAACGAAAGGTATTGGTCAAGCAAAGGCGACCTTGCTCCTGGCCGTTATGGAATTGACTTGCCGGCTAGCGAATGAAAAAGGGGGCGCTCCGACGGTCATTCGTAGTCCACACGATGCTTCGATGTATGTTATGGAAGAAATGAAGCACCTTAAGCAGGAGCACTTTGTCTGTTTATTCTTAAATACGAAAAATCATGTGACTGAAAAGAAAACAATTTTTGTTGGAAGCCTAAATGCGTCGATCGTTCATCCTCGTGAGGTTTTTAAGGAAGCAATCCGAGCGTCGGCAGCATCAGTGCTTTGTGTTCATAATCATCCGAGCGGAGACCCCTCTCCAAGTCAAGAAGATATAGAGGTAACAAAACGCTTATCAGAATGTGGGAAAGTGCTCGGTGTGGAGCTAGTTGATCACTTAATTATCGGAAATGAACAGTTTATTAGTTTGCGTGAAAAAGGATACATCTAA
- a CDS encoding Maf family protein has translation MNSLVLASGSPRRLQLLESFGYHCTVVPSQINEKFAQAASPQENAKRLAYEKAQNVYQSLHTSRIVLAADTVVSSDDELLAKPQNKDEAASFLKCLSGKVHHVSTGVAIVNGAVDEVFVETTEVHFWPLSEAEITAYIATNEPYDKAGGYGIQGTGALFVKQIYGDYYNVVGLPIARTYRKLQRFGCHPLVK, from the coding sequence ATGAATTCTTTAGTCCTCGCATCCGGCTCACCTAGACGTCTTCAGTTACTCGAATCCTTCGGCTATCATTGTACGGTGGTCCCTAGTCAAATCAATGAGAAATTTGCTCAAGCTGCAAGCCCGCAAGAAAATGCCAAACGTCTTGCCTATGAAAAGGCACAAAACGTTTATCAGTCTTTGCACACCTCTCGTATTGTTTTGGCAGCAGACACTGTTGTTTCTTCTGATGATGAGCTGTTGGCGAAGCCGCAAAATAAGGATGAGGCTGCTTCGTTTTTAAAGTGTTTATCAGGGAAGGTTCACCACGTATCGACGGGAGTGGCGATCGTGAATGGAGCGGTAGATGAAGTGTTTGTCGAGACAACAGAAGTGCACTTTTGGCCTCTCTCGGAGGCGGAAATCACCGCTTATATTGCTACGAACGAGCCTTATGATAAAGCTGGAGGCTACGGCATTCAAGGCACTGGAGCATTGTTTGTCAAGCAAATTTATGGAGACTATTATAATGTCGTCGGATTGCCCATCGCTCGGACATACCGTAAGCTTCAGCGTTTTGGATGCCACCCTTTAGTAAAATGA
- a CDS encoding prepilin peptidase, with product MEAFWIGCFMLIGLIAGSFFTLVGQRVPQSMSIITPRSHCDMCSIQLSWYELLPIVSYACQKGRCRHCGDTISSILPLTEIGTSLLFGLAIAIFGFQWDTAVALLLIALLHMVSVADVYYMKIPNNILLVSGGLLMVIHILHPETSWSASMIGAGVGFGVLFFIMLVSRGGMGVGDVKLFLVIGFVAGWKETLLILFLASLLGALFGIIFRLAGRLKRGEAIPFAPFISGATILILFWGDTMMKWLVAGS from the coding sequence ATGGAAGCCTTTTGGATTGGGTGTTTTATGCTGATCGGCTTGATTGCAGGCTCTTTTTTCACCCTTGTAGGCCAGCGTGTGCCGCAGTCGATGAGCATTATTACCCCGCGTTCTCATTGTGATATGTGCTCTATCCAACTAAGCTGGTATGAACTTTTGCCAATCGTGTCCTACGCATGTCAGAAAGGGCGCTGTCGCCACTGCGGGGACACGATTTCAAGCATTTTACCTTTGACAGAGATAGGCACATCTCTCTTGTTTGGCTTGGCGATTGCTATTTTTGGGTTTCAATGGGATACGGCAGTCGCCTTACTCCTTATTGCCCTTTTACATATGGTCTCAGTTGCAGACGTTTATTATATGAAGATCCCAAACAATATTCTTCTCGTATCCGGTGGTCTATTAATGGTCATCCACATTTTACATCCGGAAACGAGTTGGTCTGCATCGATGATTGGTGCTGGTGTTGGCTTCGGTGTTTTGTTTTTTATTATGTTGGTCAGTCGTGGCGGAATGGGTGTCGGAGATGTCAAGCTGTTTCTAGTCATTGGTTTTGTAGCAGGATGGAAAGAGACACTACTCATTCTGTTTCTCGCTTCTTTATTAGGTGCGCTATTTGGAATCATTTTTCGTTTGGCAGGCCGTCTTAAAAGAGGAGAAGCCATTCCTTTTGCCCCCTTCATTTCAGGAGCGACGATCCTCATTTTGTTTTGGGGTGATACAATGATGAAGTGGCTCGTTGCTGGTTCCTAA
- a CDS encoding bifunctional folylpolyglutamate synthase/dihydrofolate synthase, whose translation MTYQQALALIQGRGAFGIKPGLDRMLRLAKAADHPENSVPIVHIAGTNGKGSTLRMLASVLENAGYTVGTMSSPALMEYRDQLCINQHPISEADFSTYVAEAENIAQAQTWDDVGEPTEYEMLALVFFLWSRALKPDILLVEAGLGGRLDMTNIVQPMLTIITSVGMDHEAILGTTLSDIAREKAGIIKPKCPVISGALDDHAIHAIQEKAIANHSPYYQIGEHFSYDDLTYDSKGISFTFNDREGSIVANDSSWNVGLYGGYQAHNAALVLKAINVLSRIQFSIPVEAVDTGLEEVTWPGRFEVITKNPLVIMDGAHNPAAIKALCVTVQARLKNQFAHILFGAFQDKNIVEMLDVLEHSHADVTLAPFAHPRAWTVVDCQRYKKGRDVSVTDSWQKTLEAWLQEDIPIVITGSLSFIQEVRTYFS comes from the coding sequence ATGACCTATCAACAAGCGCTGGCATTGATCCAAGGCAGAGGAGCATTCGGGATAAAGCCCGGACTCGACCGAATGCTTCGCCTTGCTAAGGCGGCGGATCACCCAGAAAATAGCGTTCCAATTGTTCATATCGCCGGAACGAATGGAAAAGGCTCCACTTTGCGTATGTTAGCGAGTGTTCTCGAAAACGCAGGATATACCGTTGGCACAATGAGCTCACCAGCTTTAATGGAGTATCGCGATCAGCTTTGTATCAATCAGCATCCAATTTCGGAAGCGGATTTTAGCACGTACGTTGCTGAAGCAGAAAACATCGCGCAAGCACAAACTTGGGATGATGTTGGTGAACCGACCGAATACGAAATGCTCGCCCTCGTTTTCTTTTTATGGTCGAGAGCATTAAAACCTGACATCCTTCTCGTTGAAGCGGGGTTAGGCGGCAGACTTGACATGACCAATATCGTTCAGCCAATGTTAACAATAATTACGAGTGTCGGAATGGATCATGAAGCCATTTTAGGTACAACGCTTTCTGACATTGCAAGAGAAAAAGCAGGCATTATTAAGCCGAAATGCCCTGTGATTTCCGGTGCTCTTGACGATCACGCCATACATGCCATTCAAGAGAAAGCAATTGCAAATCACAGTCCTTACTATCAAATAGGAGAACATTTTTCATATGACGACCTTACATACGATAGTAAGGGTATCTCCTTCACGTTTAATGACAGGGAAGGTAGCATTGTCGCCAATGACTCATCGTGGAATGTAGGCTTATACGGCGGTTATCAGGCTCATAATGCTGCCCTCGTCTTGAAAGCGATCAATGTGTTGTCGAGGATACAGTTTTCTATCCCTGTAGAAGCAGTCGACACTGGCTTAGAAGAGGTGACGTGGCCGGGGCGGTTTGAGGTGATCACTAAAAATCCGCTTGTCATCATGGATGGCGCCCATAATCCGGCGGCGATTAAAGCGCTATGCGTAACGGTGCAAGCGCGGCTCAAAAATCAATTTGCTCATATTCTGTTTGGCGCTTTTCAAGATAAAAATATTGTGGAGATGCTAGACGTTCTGGAGCATTCGCATGCTGACGTTACGCTGGCCCCTTTTGCCCATCCGCGCGCCTGGACAGTAGTCGATTGTCAGAGGTATAAAAAAGGTCGTGATGTGAGCGTCACTGATTCTTGGCAGAAGACTTTAGAGGCATGGCTGCAGGAAGATATACCTATCGTCATCACAGGCTCATTGTCGTTTATTCAAGAAGTACGTACGTATTTTAGTTGA
- a CDS encoding valine--tRNA ligase → MTEQAQLPKKYDPQGVEQKWYEHWVKNGYFEAKGEVEKEPYAVVIPPPNVTGKLHLGHAWDTTLQDLLTRAKRMQGYDVLWLPGTDHAGISTQAKVEAQLKEEGTSRYELGRERFIERTMAWKEEYAEHIRAQWEKLGLGLDYTRERFTMDEGLSKAVRKVFVDLYKKGLIYRGEYIINWDPDTKTALSDIEVEYKDVNGHFYHMKYPLTDGSGFIEIATTRPETMLGDTAVAVHPDDERYKHLIGKTVMLPIVEREIPIVADDYVDREFGSGAVKITPAHDPNDFEVGDRHNLPRVLVMNEDGSMNENAGVYQGQDRFECRKNIVKDLQAQGVLFHIEDHAHSVGHSERSGAVVEPYLSTQWFVKMAPLAKQSIDLQRNESEKVNFVPQRFENTYMRWIENLRDWCISRQLWWGHQIPAWYHNETGEVYVGEEAPENIDQWTQDVDVLDTWFSSALWPFSTMGWPDENAADYKRYFPTDVLVTGYDIIFFWVSRMIFQSIEFTGTRPFKDVLLHGLVRDEQGRKMSKSLGNGIDPMEVIDQYGADALRYFLLTGGTPGQDLRFSMEKVESTWNFANKIWNASRFAMMNMEGFTYEEIDIEKAPSIADRWILNRLNETIVSVTRNFDKYEFGEAGRALYNFIWDDVCDWYIEMAKLPLYGEDEVAKNQARSVLAYVLDQTMRLLHPYMPFITEEIWQHLPHEGDSIVIAEWPKPSDVVADEDGSRQMVRIMDIIRAVRNIRAEVNAPMSRPIKLIVKTKTSEIAEELKTQSAYLKHFCQTEELTIDHKAEGSDKAMSAVLTGVELFIPIEGLIDIQAEVERLESELAKLDKEVARVDAKLANEKFVSKAPAAVVEEERKKAVDYKEKRAVVAGRISELKEHQ, encoded by the coding sequence ATGACAGAACAAGCGCAATTGCCTAAGAAGTATGATCCGCAGGGGGTTGAGCAGAAATGGTATGAGCATTGGGTGAAAAATGGATATTTTGAAGCAAAGGGAGAAGTGGAGAAAGAGCCGTATGCGGTAGTCATTCCTCCGCCGAACGTGACTGGTAAGCTTCATCTCGGGCACGCGTGGGATACAACATTGCAGGATTTGTTGACGCGGGCGAAGCGGATGCAAGGATACGATGTTTTGTGGCTGCCAGGGACGGATCACGCCGGAATCTCGACGCAAGCAAAGGTTGAAGCGCAGCTGAAAGAGGAAGGTACAAGCCGCTATGAACTTGGGCGTGAGCGCTTCATTGAGCGAACGATGGCGTGGAAAGAGGAGTACGCTGAGCACATCCGAGCACAATGGGAGAAGCTAGGCCTTGGTCTTGACTACACGAGAGAACGTTTTACGATGGATGAAGGCTTGTCCAAAGCCGTACGAAAAGTTTTTGTTGATCTTTATAAGAAGGGGCTCATTTATCGCGGGGAGTATATCATTAACTGGGATCCTGACACAAAAACGGCCTTGTCGGATATTGAAGTTGAATATAAAGATGTGAATGGGCATTTCTATCATATGAAGTATCCATTAACCGATGGCAGTGGGTTTATTGAGATTGCTACAACGCGTCCTGAAACGATGCTCGGAGATACAGCAGTCGCAGTACACCCTGATGATGAGCGTTACAAGCATCTTATTGGTAAAACGGTAATGTTGCCGATTGTTGAGCGTGAAATTCCAATTGTGGCCGACGATTATGTCGATCGTGAATTCGGTTCCGGTGCCGTGAAAATTACGCCAGCTCATGACCCGAATGACTTTGAGGTTGGAGACCGCCACAATTTGCCACGTGTACTTGTCATGAACGAAGATGGGTCGATGAATGAGAATGCTGGTGTTTATCAAGGTCAGGATCGTTTTGAGTGCCGAAAAAATATCGTTAAAGATTTGCAAGCGCAAGGCGTACTTTTTCACATTGAAGACCACGCGCATTCGGTTGGGCATTCTGAGCGAAGCGGAGCAGTAGTGGAGCCTTATTTATCGACACAATGGTTCGTAAAAATGGCGCCGCTCGCCAAGCAATCGATCGATTTGCAGCGTAATGAGAGTGAAAAAGTGAATTTTGTTCCTCAGCGTTTTGAAAACACATATATGCGGTGGATTGAAAATCTTCGTGATTGGTGTATTTCTAGACAGCTATGGTGGGGGCATCAAATTCCAGCCTGGTATCATAACGAAACAGGCGAAGTGTATGTTGGTGAAGAGGCGCCGGAAAACATTGACCAATGGACACAAGATGTCGACGTCCTAGACACATGGTTTTCTTCAGCGCTCTGGCCGTTCTCCACGATGGGCTGGCCTGATGAGAATGCAGCGGATTACAAACGATACTTCCCGACAGATGTGCTCGTCACTGGGTACGATATAATATTCTTCTGGGTATCCCGCATGATTTTCCAAAGTATCGAATTTACAGGAACGCGCCCATTTAAAGACGTATTGTTACATGGTCTTGTGAGAGATGAGCAAGGTCGAAAAATGAGCAAGTCGCTCGGTAATGGTATTGATCCGATGGAAGTAATTGATCAGTACGGTGCGGATGCATTGCGGTACTTTTTGTTAACAGGAGGAACACCAGGGCAAGATTTGCGCTTTTCGATGGAAAAAGTCGAGTCAACGTGGAATTTCGCTAATAAAATTTGGAACGCATCACGCTTTGCGATGATGAATATGGAAGGCTTTACGTATGAAGAGATTGACATTGAAAAAGCGCCGTCGATCGCGGACCGATGGATTTTAAATCGTCTAAACGAAACAATTGTGTCCGTCACCCGCAATTTTGATAAATACGAGTTTGGCGAAGCAGGACGCGCGCTGTACAATTTTATCTGGGACGACGTTTGTGACTGGTATATTGAAATGGCAAAGCTTCCGTTGTATGGCGAAGATGAAGTCGCAAAAAATCAGGCTCGCTCCGTACTTGCGTATGTCCTTGATCAGACAATGCGCTTGCTCCATCCATATATGCCTTTTATTACCGAAGAAATTTGGCAGCACCTCCCCCATGAAGGAGACAGCATCGTGATTGCCGAATGGCCTAAACCAAGTGATGTTGTCGCTGATGAGGATGGATCTAGGCAAATGGTTCGCATTATGGACATCATTCGTGCTGTGCGTAATATTCGCGCCGAGGTTAATGCACCGATGTCAAGACCGATTAAGCTGATTGTAAAAACGAAAACGAGCGAGATTGCTGAAGAACTTAAAACACAATCCGCCTATTTAAAGCATTTTTGCCAAACGGAAGAATTGACGATTGATCACAAGGCTGAAGGGTCGGATAAGGCGATGTCGGCTGTGTTAACAGGCGTGGAGCTGTTTATTCCAATCGAAGGGCTCATTGACATCCAAGCCGAGGTGGAGCGTTTAGAGAGCGAATTGGCGAAGCTTGATAAAGAGGTCGCGCGTGTCGATGCGAAGCTTGCGAACGAGAAATTTGTGAGCAAGGCGCCAGCCGCTGTTGTTGAAGAGGAGCGGAAGAAAGCCGTCGATTATAAAGAGAAAAGAGCGGTCGTTGCTGGACGAATTTCGGAATTAAAGGAACACCAATGA
- a CDS encoding Mur ligase family protein, whose product MHLMILAALMWFKQNGIRLVVFENGVGGRADPSNILNPIIACLTEMTLDHQDLLGPTLEDIVADKAAIVKQTTQKLILGSANADVRRLVRDHVANTTIVALTEEYTISGYNDRLNYRSEYHNVAEQPLHTTALFQKQNAGTALAALEALMAYNVPIHWERALNALSHVQIPCRYEKRTFRDGLVLIDGAHNPYEMETLMKAMALDKFIPDRVVLSLTTGRSSLDMLKPLSQLNASFDVIASPFKERRMPKAEIHQAFTDLGLSWTYYDHLDLFLQTSPFKKQQTLITGSLYLAGVLRTYIIDADRKLHIKT is encoded by the coding sequence ATGCACTTAATGATCTTGGCAGCACTCATGTGGTTTAAACAGAACGGCATTCGTCTCGTTGTATTTGAAAATGGTGTCGGCGGACGGGCCGATCCTTCTAACATTTTAAATCCAATCATTGCATGCTTAACTGAAATGACCCTTGATCATCAAGACTTGCTCGGGCCAACGCTCGAGGACATCGTTGCCGACAAAGCTGCCATCGTTAAACAGACGACGCAAAAGCTGATCCTTGGCTCAGCGAATGCCGACGTGCGCAGGCTCGTACGGGATCATGTAGCAAACACCACCATCGTTGCACTTACGGAAGAATATACGATCTCAGGGTACAACGACCGGCTCAATTACCGGAGCGAGTACCACAATGTCGCAGAGCAGCCACTCCATACAACCGCATTATTTCAAAAGCAGAATGCTGGAACGGCGCTTGCTGCCTTAGAGGCTCTGATGGCATACAACGTTCCGATTCACTGGGAACGCGCCCTAAATGCATTGTCACACGTACAGATTCCTTGTCGCTATGAAAAGCGTACATTTCGTGATGGACTTGTCCTTATTGATGGAGCTCACAATCCATACGAAATGGAAACGCTCATGAAAGCGATGGCGCTGGACAAATTTATCCCTGATCGCGTCGTCTTATCACTGACCACAGGAAGATCGAGTCTAGATATGCTTAAGCCGCTTAGCCAGCTGAATGCTTCTTTCGATGTCATTGCGTCCCCGTTTAAAGAGCGTCGCATGCCAAAAGCTGAGATTCACCAAGCATTTACAGACCTCGGTCTTTCTTGGACGTATTACGATCACCTCGACCTTTTCTTGCAAACAAGCCCATTTAAAAAACAACAGACATTAATCACCGGCTCCTTATATCTTGCTGGCGTGTTACGCACCTACATCATCGATGCTGACAGAAAGCTGCATATCAAAACATAA
- a CDS encoding LysM peptidoglycan-binding domain-containing protein, translating into MAQGSSLHFSLEESIAFRGHQSINRFLSISLDPDISIIEQAQYVSIKGGLVLTGEYEAQGEEAREEHSPAARRVDHVEPNGEDGVHVFSHQFPVDITIPLSRIESLDHVYVNVESFDYDLPTNNQLNLQADLAISGILQEQERHEEAEADFYEEVQQEVQQPVEDVRNDLVDEQENKEEQVVDIDEVQESDVPGNVREDARETTEQPFAVSTPPTFPDQPSEEEQELLRTEAVQEEEKADYEQYEQVQYSSESLQREEYTEEDEKENELEAREMLFQLEAEIKQEDEPAQKEETTVKTPAFRFEAQVEEVNAPEVEEAMENDEISERTENQKEEKRNENALYLTKFLSQPDEGERLTTVRMCIIQEGDSVERLAEKYELTTQQIIRENSLDDETLEEGQIIYIPVPAVSK; encoded by the coding sequence ATGGCTCAAGGATCTTCTTTACACTTTTCACTAGAAGAATCAATTGCTTTTCGCGGTCACCAGAGCATTAATCGGTTTTTATCGATCAGCCTTGATCCAGATATTTCAATCATAGAACAAGCACAATATGTGAGTATTAAAGGGGGGCTTGTCCTTACCGGCGAGTATGAGGCTCAAGGGGAAGAGGCGCGTGAAGAACACTCACCTGCTGCACGCCGTGTGGACCATGTAGAACCGAATGGGGAAGATGGTGTTCATGTATTTTCGCATCAATTTCCGGTCGATATTACAATCCCTTTAAGCCGAATCGAAAGCTTGGATCACGTCTATGTCAATGTAGAATCATTTGATTATGATTTACCTACAAATAATCAATTAAACCTACAGGCAGATTTAGCCATTTCAGGAATCCTTCAAGAACAAGAGCGACACGAAGAAGCGGAAGCCGATTTTTACGAAGAAGTACAACAAGAAGTACAACAGCCGGTTGAAGATGTTCGTAATGATCTAGTGGATGAGCAAGAAAATAAAGAAGAACAAGTTGTAGACATTGATGAGGTTCAGGAATCGGACGTGCCAGGGAATGTCCGAGAGGATGCTCGGGAAACGACTGAACAACCATTTGCAGTTTCTACCCCTCCGACTTTTCCCGATCAACCTTCAGAAGAAGAGCAAGAGCTTTTAAGAACAGAAGCAGTCCAAGAAGAAGAGAAGGCGGATTACGAACAATATGAGCAAGTGCAATATTCGTCTGAATCTCTGCAAAGAGAGGAATATACAGAGGAGGACGAGAAAGAAAATGAGCTTGAAGCAAGGGAGATGTTATTTCAGCTAGAAGCTGAAATAAAGCAGGAAGATGAGCCCGCTCAAAAAGAAGAAACGACGGTCAAAACACCTGCTTTTAGGTTTGAAGCACAAGTAGAAGAGGTCAATGCACCTGAAGTCGAAGAAGCGATGGAAAATGACGAAATCTCTGAACGAACTGAGAATCAGAAAGAAGAAAAAAGAAACGAAAATGCACTATATTTAACAAAGTTTTTGAGTCAACCTGACGAAGGGGAGAGGCTGACGACTGTAAGAATGTGTATTATTCAAGAAGGTGATTCTGTCGAGCGACTGGCAGAAAAATATGAGCTGACGACACAGCAGATCATTCGTGAAAATAGTCTGGACGATGAAACGCTTGAAGAAGGGCAAATTATTTATATCCCTGTGCCGGCTGTATCGAAGTGA
- the hemL gene encoding glutamate-1-semialdehyde 2,1-aminomutase, with the protein MSVRNQSEKAFEKAVQLMPGGVNSPVRAFKSVDMKPIFMERGEGAYISDIDGNSYIDYVLSWGPLILGHANPTVVRALQDAAARGTSFGTPTEIENELAELVIERVPSIEVIRMVNSGTEATMSALRLARGYTGRSKILKFEGCYHGHGDSLLIKAGSGVATLGLPDSPGVPASVASQTITCPYNDLDSVRLAFEQFGSEIAAVIVEPVAGNMGVVPPAEGFLEGLRDITTNQGALLIFDEVMSGFRVGYHSAQGHFNVTPDLTCLGKVIGGGLPVGAYGGKAEIMERIAPSGPIYQAGTLSGNPLAMTAGYETLRQMTQEKYEALEGKVDQLAAGLKEAATNAGIPHHINKAGSMIGFFFSEQPVVDFATSSASNVDAFSQYYRAMIANGIFMPPSQFEGMFLSTAHTEEDIDKTVDAARQAFAAIK; encoded by the coding sequence ATGAGCGTTAGAAATCAGTCTGAAAAAGCATTTGAAAAAGCAGTTCAACTCATGCCGGGTGGCGTTAACTCTCCTGTAAGAGCGTTTAAAAGTGTAGATATGAAGCCTATTTTTATGGAGCGTGGAGAGGGTGCTTATATCTCCGACATTGATGGCAACTCCTATATCGATTATGTCTTATCGTGGGGCCCATTAATTCTAGGTCATGCGAATCCAACAGTTGTTCGTGCCCTCCAGGACGCTGCTGCAAGAGGGACAAGCTTTGGAACACCGACCGAGATCGAAAATGAGTTAGCCGAACTCGTAATTGAGCGCGTTCCTTCAATTGAAGTGATTAGAATGGTAAACTCTGGGACAGAAGCCACGATGAGCGCGCTTCGTTTAGCACGTGGATATACGGGACGAAGCAAGATTCTAAAATTTGAAGGCTGTTATCATGGGCATGGCGATTCTTTACTCATTAAAGCTGGATCAGGCGTTGCTACGCTCGGTCTTCCAGATAGCCCTGGTGTTCCAGCTAGTGTGGCTAGCCAGACAATTACTTGCCCGTACAATGACCTTGATTCTGTTCGTCTCGCTTTTGAGCAATTTGGCTCAGAGATTGCGGCTGTCATTGTTGAGCCTGTTGCTGGAAACATGGGTGTCGTTCCTCCGGCTGAAGGGTTTTTAGAAGGCTTGCGTGATATCACTACTAATCAAGGGGCTTTGTTAATTTTTGATGAAGTCATGTCTGGTTTCAGGGTCGGCTACCATTCAGCTCAAGGTCATTTTAATGTGACACCTGACCTGACCTGTCTTGGAAAAGTGATTGGTGGAGGGCTTCCGGTAGGTGCGTATGGCGGAAAAGCCGAAATTATGGAGCGTATCGCACCATCAGGGCCGATCTATCAAGCGGGCACACTATCGGGAAATCCACTTGCAATGACTGCAGGCTACGAAACACTTCGACAAATGACCCAAGAAAAGTATGAAGCACTTGAAGGGAAAGTTGACCAGCTTGCCGCAGGCTTAAAAGAAGCTGCTACGAATGCGGGCATTCCTCATCACATTAATAAGGCGGGCTCGATGATCGGCTTCTTCTTTAGTGAGCAGCCCGTTGTTGATTTTGCAACGTCTAGCGCTTCAAATGTCGATGCGTTTTCGCAATATTATCGTGCGATGATCGCCAATGGCATTTTTATGCCTCCGTCTCAGTTTGAAGGAATGTTCTTATCAACGGCACATACCGAAGAAGATATTGACAAAACCGTGGACGCCGCAAGGCAAGCATTTGCGGCAATTAAATAA
- the hemB gene encoding porphobilinogen synthase, with the protein MNEFSRHRRLRRNATMRSMVRETTIDPADFIYPLFIVEGEGVRNEVSSMPGVEHVSLDELSKDIDEITDLGIPAVLLFGVPKVKDAEGSQAYAEDGIVQQATRFIKERAPELIVIADTCLCQYTDHGHCGVIHNGYVENDASLDLLVKTAVSQAEAGADVIAPSNMMDGFVHAIRQGLDEHGFVDIPIMSYAVKYASSFYGPFRDAAHSTPQFGDRKTYQMDPANRFEAVREAESDIAEGADFLIVKPALSFLDVIRDVRDLSTLPVVAYNVSGEYSMIKAAAKEGWLSEQEVVMEMLTSMKRAGADLIVTYFAKDAVRWIKEEKNER; encoded by the coding sequence ATGAACGAATTTAGTCGTCATCGGCGCTTGCGTCGCAATGCAACGATGAGAAGTATGGTTCGGGAAACAACAATAGATCCAGCTGATTTTATCTATCCGTTGTTTATCGTTGAAGGTGAAGGTGTCCGAAATGAAGTCTCCTCGATGCCAGGTGTAGAGCACGTTTCACTTGACGAATTGTCTAAAGATATCGATGAGATTACAGATTTAGGAATCCCGGCAGTCCTTTTATTTGGTGTGCCGAAGGTGAAGGATGCTGAAGGGTCACAAGCATATGCCGAAGATGGCATTGTTCAGCAGGCTACTCGTTTCATCAAAGAAAGAGCGCCTGAATTAATCGTGATTGCCGATACGTGTCTCTGTCAATATACAGATCATGGTCATTGTGGTGTGATTCACAATGGTTATGTTGAAAATGACGCCTCGCTCGACCTGTTAGTGAAAACAGCCGTCTCTCAAGCAGAGGCAGGTGCCGATGTCATTGCTCCGTCTAATATGATGGATGGTTTCGTACACGCGATTCGTCAAGGCTTAGATGAGCATGGTTTTGTTGATATTCCAATCATGTCGTATGCGGTCAAATATGCATCTTCGTTTTACGGACCTTTTCGTGACGCAGCGCATAGCACTCCGCAGTTTGGTGACCGAAAAACGTACCAGATGGATCCCGCCAATCGTTTTGAGGCCGTTCGTGAAGCCGAATCAGACATCGCGGAAGGTGCGGACTTTTTGATTGTAAAGCCTGCCCTTTCCTTTTTAGATGTAATCCGTGATGTGCGTGACTTATCAACATTACCAGTTGTCGCTTACAATGTCAGTGGGGAATACAGCATGATAAAAGCTGCCGCTAAAGAAGGCTGGTTATCGGAACAAGAGGTTGTTATGGAAATGTTGACGAGTATGAAGCGTGCCGGTGCAGATCTTATCGTGACTTACTTTGCCAAGGATGCAGTTCGGTGGATAAAGGAGGAGAAAAATGAGCGTTAG